The following coding sequences are from one Rathayibacter sp. SW19 window:
- a CDS encoding SGNH/GDSL hydrolase family protein, with amino-acid sequence MVGRLGQIPILRIVAVVLAVGIVTAALVTAATSVAARPRIVPHLTEGSPKGPLVVTIGDSIMEGHGLSAPEAWPGLLAQTSGWRIINLASDGSGFVAIGDEGDTFANQVSAAIALHPDAVILEGSSNDIGVSNSVLDAATDSTIAHLHRALPGAVLIGLSAVWSDTTPPGQLADIDDQVDAAVTSSGGYYLDIGQPLGGRVDLMQSDDVHPTEAGQSALAQAISGAFASSAIRF; translated from the coding sequence ATGGTTGGCCGCCTCGGGCAGATCCCGATCCTCCGCATCGTCGCGGTGGTACTCGCCGTCGGCATCGTGACGGCCGCACTGGTCACCGCTGCCACCTCGGTGGCGGCCCGGCCGCGCATCGTGCCGCACCTGACCGAAGGCTCGCCGAAGGGCCCGCTTGTGGTCACCATCGGCGATTCGATTATGGAGGGCCACGGCCTGAGCGCACCCGAAGCATGGCCCGGCCTGCTGGCGCAAACCAGCGGATGGCGCATCATCAACTTGGCCAGCGACGGATCGGGGTTCGTTGCGATCGGCGACGAAGGCGACACGTTCGCCAACCAGGTCAGCGCGGCAATCGCGTTGCACCCTGACGCGGTGATCCTCGAGGGCAGCAGTAACGACATCGGTGTCTCGAACAGCGTGCTGGACGCGGCGACGGATTCGACGATCGCGCACTTGCATCGGGCGCTGCCCGGCGCGGTGCTGATCGGTCTCAGCGCGGTATGGAGCGATACGACCCCGCCGGGTCAGCTGGCCGACATCGATGACCAGGTCGACGCTGCGGTGACGAGCAGCGGCGGCTACTACCTTGACATCGGCCAGCCACTGGGCGGGCGCGTCGATCTGATGCAGAGCGACGATGTGCACCCGACCGAGGCGGGCCAGAGTGCACTCGCGCAGGCGATCAGCGGGGCCTTCGCATCGTCGGCTATTCGCTTCTGA
- a CDS encoding sensor histidine kinase: MFEWAASVRRRRVFGFPLPDLLLAGFLCAVAVASVLTGNPDEGQLAITLPVAFVSTLAVCWRRRSPVTAVVLLLITGITQTLFADTPGSLWSLVVYAIVMYSLAAHYSEGRAAVVGIVMVTGLLFEERLANGVDYLFVVLLFGGLWLLGRASRLWRSRVSHAEQHQADLARIAVAEERLRIARDLHDIVAHSLSVIAVQAEAAEAALAMHPERAREPVLAIRGSARDSLGDIRRMLQVLRTDDDSPVPTPGLAAVQALIAAARSAGVPVEFSGSIDAARPAVVDLAAYRIVQESLTNVIRHAPGMPTSVSIRQTATGLELEIANQLPKTPPRPGHGAGLGLIGIRERVTALQGTLTIGPTGTGQYRVRARLPMFEGAP; the protein is encoded by the coding sequence ATGTTCGAGTGGGCGGCCTCGGTGCGGAGGCGGCGGGTGTTCGGGTTTCCCCTGCCCGACCTGCTGCTCGCCGGGTTCCTGTGCGCGGTGGCGGTGGCGAGTGTGCTCACCGGCAACCCGGACGAAGGACAACTGGCCATCACCCTGCCCGTCGCGTTCGTGTCCACGCTCGCCGTGTGCTGGCGCAGACGCTCGCCGGTAACCGCCGTCGTGCTGCTGCTGATCACCGGGATCACCCAAACGCTGTTCGCGGACACCCCGGGTTCGCTCTGGTCGCTGGTGGTCTACGCGATCGTGATGTACTCGCTCGCAGCGCATTATTCGGAGGGTCGCGCCGCCGTGGTGGGCATCGTGATGGTGACCGGCCTCCTCTTCGAGGAACGCCTTGCCAACGGCGTCGACTATCTGTTCGTCGTGCTGCTATTCGGAGGATTGTGGCTGCTCGGGCGTGCCAGTCGCTTGTGGCGTTCTCGCGTCTCGCACGCGGAGCAGCATCAGGCAGACCTCGCACGAATCGCCGTCGCTGAAGAGCGGTTGCGGATCGCTCGCGACCTGCACGACATCGTCGCTCACAGTCTGAGTGTCATTGCCGTGCAGGCCGAGGCAGCAGAGGCTGCGCTCGCGATGCACCCGGAACGTGCCCGAGAACCGGTGCTGGCCATCCGTGGCAGCGCACGCGACTCACTTGGCGACATCCGGCGCATGCTGCAGGTTCTGCGCACGGATGACGACTCACCGGTTCCAACACCCGGTCTCGCAGCGGTTCAGGCCCTGATCGCCGCAGCGCGCTCAGCCGGGGTGCCGGTGGAATTCTCCGGCTCGATCGATGCAGCCCGCCCTGCCGTGGTCGATCTGGCCGCTTACCGCATTGTGCAGGAGTCTCTGACCAACGTGATCAGGCATGCTCCGGGCATGCCGACCAGCGTGAGCATCAGGCAGACCGCGACCGGGCTGGAATTGGAGATCGCCAACCAGCTACCCAAAACGCCGCCGCGACCCGGTCACGGAGCGGGGCTCGGCTTGATCGGAATCCGCGAACGCGTCACTGCACTGCAGGGCACCCTCACGATCGGTCCGACCGGCACAGGTCAGTACCGCGTTCGTGCGCGGCTGCCCATGTTTGAAGGCGCGCCGTGA
- a CDS encoding response regulator transcription factor, giving the protein MIRILVVDDQVLVRTGFRLILDLEPDLEVVGEASTGVECLTRVAQEHPDVVLMDIRMPVLDGIQTTRRLTEAGSLAKVLVLTTFDLDEYVYDAMRAGASGFLLKDVPREQLTAAIRIVAHGDSLLAPSITRRLIERFVRMPAPGGNATALPQSLSTREQEVWTLLATGRTNAEIASELFLGEATVKTHVARLLAKLGVRDRVQAVILAYETGFVQPGELERGGSRDV; this is encoded by the coding sequence GTGATCAGGATTCTCGTCGTCGACGATCAAGTGCTCGTGCGCACGGGGTTCCGGCTTATCCTCGACCTAGAACCCGATCTGGAGGTGGTCGGGGAAGCGTCGACCGGGGTGGAATGCCTGACTCGGGTCGCTCAGGAACATCCTGACGTCGTCCTGATGGACATCCGGATGCCGGTGCTCGACGGCATCCAGACCACCCGACGGCTCACCGAGGCAGGATCGCTCGCCAAGGTGCTGGTGCTGACAACCTTCGACCTCGACGAGTACGTATATGACGCAATGCGAGCGGGCGCGAGTGGCTTTCTCCTGAAGGATGTGCCACGTGAGCAACTCACGGCGGCCATCCGGATCGTTGCCCACGGCGATTCCTTGCTCGCGCCCTCGATCACGCGTCGACTGATCGAACGATTCGTGCGGATGCCTGCACCCGGCGGCAACGCGACCGCGCTTCCGCAGTCGTTGAGCACCCGCGAGCAGGAGGTTTGGACACTTCTGGCAACCGGGCGCACAAACGCCGAGATCGCGTCGGAATTGTTCCTCGGAGAAGCGACCGTGAAAACGCACGTTGCTCGGCTCCTGGCAAAACTCGGTGTGCGAGATCGCGTGCAAGCCGTGATCCTCGCGTACGAGACGGGCTTCGTGCAACCGGGCGAACTCGAGCGTGGAGGATCACGCGACGTGTGA